The DNA region GATCCTTTCCGCGGCCAAATCCTCGCGCACTCGATATCGCCCGTCGAACCGATTAGGCTTGTGGTGATCGACCTGTCCGGTGCTCCCATCGTCGACTTGCGGAGCGCGTACGCGCTCGGAGAACTGGCCGACCCGCTTGCCGCGGCGGGGATTGTTGATTTCGCCGCCGACCCAGTCCACCAAGGCTCCTCGATTCAACAAGAGAACGACCCATGGGCCACCCCCCCGAGAAGATGAAGCGGAAGCAGTACGAGAGCGAGCTGCGGAAGCTGCAGGGGGAGCTCTGCAAGCTCCAAGAGTGGGTGAAGCACAAAGGCCTCCGCGTGATCGTCGTCTTCGAGGGGCGCGACGCCGCCGGCAAGGGCGGGACCATCCGCGCCATCACCGAGCGGGTCAGCCCGCGGGTGTTCCGGGTGGCGGCGCTGCCGGCGCCTACCGATCGCGAGAAGAGCCAACTGTTCATGCAGCGGTACATGGCGCACTTCCCGGCGGCCGGCGAGGTCGTGGTTTTCGATCGCAGCTGGTACAACCGCGCGGGCGTGGAGCACGTGATGGGCTTTTGCACGCCCGAGGAGCACCAACGCTTCCTCGACCGCTGCCCGGAGATCGAGCAGTACATCGTCGATGGCGGCATCCAGTTGATCAAGTTTTGGTTGGAGGTTAGCGACCAAGAGCAGAAACGCCGCTTTCACGCCCGCATCGACGACCCGTTGCGTCAGTGGAAGCTCAGCCCGATGGACCTGCCGTCGCGCGAACGGTGGTATGAATACTCGAGGGCGCGCGACATGATGCTGGAGGCGAGCGACACCGACCACGCGCCGTGGCATATCCTGCGGTCCGACGACAAGCGGCGCGCCCGGCTGAACTGCATCGCGCAGTTGCTCAAGCTGATTCCGTACGAGAAGGTCCCACGGGACAAGATCAAGCTCCCCAAGCGATCGGAAGAGCACGCGTACGACGACGCGGCGACGCTCGCAAACCGAACGTTCGTGCCGGAGGTATACTGACGCCGAACCGTCGGGCCCCGCCGACTACCAGGATCAGTCCGCGGCGCCGAGCTGGGCCCTCACATCACTTGCGTGTGCACCGGCGCCGTGCGTTCTCGCCGGAGAACTTGCTGTGCGCGCCGCACTCAAGCGGCAGAGCGCGGCTATTCAGTCGCCAAAGCAGATCCCCAACGCCCGCGCCGTTTGGGCGAGGCTGCCGGTGGGCGGAACGGTCTTGAGCTTGCCGACGGCGTCCTGGATTGGGATGCCCGTTACGTGCGACCCCAGGTAGGCGACCATTTGGCCGTACGCTTCGGCGGCCACCAGCTCGACGGCGTGGGCGCCGAACACGGAGCACAACGCCCTATCGAACGGCGTTGGACCGCCGCCGCGCTGCAGGCGCCCCAGGACGCAGGCGCGGGCTTCCTTGCCGGTGCGGTTTTCGATCTCCTTCGCCACGACGGCGCCCACCCCTCCCAGCCGCGCCTCGCGATTGGTCGGGGCGTCGGCCGCCGTCACAAAGGCGCCCCCCGCTTCTCGGGCCCCCTCGGCGGCGACGATGATCGTAAACCGCTTCCCCGATGCCTCACGCTCTTTGATCTTGCCGCAGATGCTTTCGTAGTTGAACGGGATTTCTGGGATGAGGATCACGTCGGCCCCGCCCGCTACCCCGGACAGGATAGAGATCCAGCCGGCGTAGCGTCCCATGACCTCAAGCACCATCACGCGGGCGTGGCTCTCGGCCGTGGTGTGGAGGCGATCGAGCGCATCGGTTGCGCACGCCACCGCGGAGTCGAACCCAAAGGTCCACAGGGTCCCTTCGAGGTCGTTGTCGATCGTCTTGGGGATCCCGATGATCGGGATCCCGTATTCATGAAACTGCTGGGCGATGCTCAGCGATCCGTCGCCGCCGATCGAGACAAGCGCCGAGAGCCCGAGTTCGGACATGCCGTTCTTGACCCCCTCGAGCAGGTCGGTCGGTAGGCTCCGGGACTCTCCGTGGCCTACCTTGGCGGTGAACGGACCCCGGTTGGCCGTCCCCAGGATCGTGCGGCCCGCCGAGCAGCGTTGGTCCTTCAACGGTGCTTCAGCGATTCGAGCGCTACACGGACGACGAGCAGCCCCGACACGGACCCCCCGTCGCCTCCGTCAGGGAGCGGGCTGCGTCGTCGACGCGTCGGTCCCATCGGCCGCTGGTTCATCGGGCTGCTTGAGCCTGATGAAGAGCCGGCCTTCCTGTTTGTCGGGGCCGAAGTGCACGAGCACCGGGGCCTCGTCGTTCGTCAGGTTGTAGAGCCCCGTGTCAACCACCAACTGGTCGTTGCCCTCGAGCTTGAGCGACACACGCTGTGTCTCCTTATCCACTGCGCCTTCGACCGGCGTGACCTGCTCGGTCAGCATGTCCTGATAGTTGCCGCGGATCACCCCATCGCGATTGATGGCCAGCTGCACCACCTTGTCCGTCTGCGTCTGATTCTCGTCGGCAACAATCGCGAACACGCCAAGCGGCATCCATTCTTCGTTGGTGGGATCGGCCCCTGATTCGGCGATCTGATCGGCTTGCTGGTAGTACTCCTCAGCGGTCGCCACGGGCTGATCGTCCACGTACACCTGCCCGTCCTCGTACGCCACGTTCCCGCCGTAGTCGTAGTACATCGGCTCACCGCTGCAGCCGCAGTAGCCGGAGGCGTAGGGCCAGGTCGCCATCGCCCATGCGGAGCCCCACACGGCCCACTTACCGGGCCACCAGGCGCCGGGGTACCGCCCGATCCAGCCGGGCGTGAACGCGTTCCAGCGCGTGAACGCGCCGTTGACCGCGGACCAGCTCCGCCCGCCGACGAACTGCCCGTTTACAAACGAGGCGCCGCGACCGGCCGTGATGGCGTTGCCGCCCGGCCCCCGTACCCCGCGAATCGAGCCGATCTGACCCGTCCCGCCAGAGCCATAACCGCCGCGTGCGTTCACGG from Pirellulimonas nuda includes:
- the ppk2 gene encoding polyphosphate kinase 2 → MGHPPEKMKRKQYESELRKLQGELCKLQEWVKHKGLRVIVVFEGRDAAGKGGTIRAITERVSPRVFRVAALPAPTDREKSQLFMQRYMAHFPAAGEVVVFDRSWYNRAGVEHVMGFCTPEEHQRFLDRCPEIEQYIVDGGIQLIKFWLEVSDQEQKRRFHARIDDPLRQWKLSPMDLPSRERWYEYSRARDMMLEASDTDHAPWHILRSDDKRRARLNCIAQLLKLIPYEKVPRDKIKLPKRSEEHAYDDAATLANRTFVPEVY
- a CDS encoding 6-phosphofructokinase — translated: MKDQRCSAGRTILGTANRGPFTAKVGHGESRSLPTDLLEGVKNGMSELGLSALVSIGGDGSLSIAQQFHEYGIPIIGIPKTIDNDLEGTLWTFGFDSAVACATDALDRLHTTAESHARVMVLEVMGRYAGWISILSGVAGGADVILIPEIPFNYESICGKIKEREASGKRFTIIVAAEGAREAGGAFVTAADAPTNREARLGGVGAVVAKEIENRTGKEARACVLGRLQRGGGPTPFDRALCSVFGAHAVELVAAEAYGQMVAYLGSHVTGIPIQDAVGKLKTVPPTGSLAQTARALGICFGD